From the genome of Paracidovorax avenae:
GCTACCTGCGGGCGTTCCGTCAGGCGTTGGAAGCCTACGGCCGCGCCGAACAGCTGAAGGCGGAAGATCAGACTGGCAAGTGGCGGGAGAAGGTGTCGCTCTACAAGCCCAGGCTCCAGGCCAACGATCCGGCCTACGCATCGATCAACCCGTACCCGGAACTGACCAGCTTCCTGTTCCCGGAACTGCGGTGACAGCAACCTCGATGCGTGGTTGTCGGCCGCCCGAGTCGTGGGCTGGCCGTTTTTCGATAGAAGGAGCTTATTTGGTGCTCAGTAAAAATTGCCCGTAGCTCGAAAATTCGCTAGGATGGCGATATTTACTGCGCAGTGAAGGATGCACGAGGTCGTCATGTCTGTGTCTAGCCCGACGGAGCGCCAGCTCATCACCAGCTTCGTGGACGCCCTGAGGGAGCTTCCCGAGGTCGAGGCGGACCTCGACCACTGGGAGCCCGCCAGGCCGGGCGACCGCGGATACGACGCACAGGTCGATCTGCACGTCGCCGGCAAGTCCTATGTGTTGTTGATCGAAGCCAAGAAAGCTGTCTTCCCGCGTGACGTCCGCCAAGTGCTATGGCAGCTTCGCGAAGCTAGCCTCGGACGATCCGCAGAGCAGGGGAAAGAGCCGTTCTCGCTCCTGGTCGCCGAATCGATCTCGCCGGGCGCGAAGGAGATGCTCAGAAGTGAACGTGTCGGCTACTACGACAGTGGCGGCAGCCTCTACCTGCCGGCCCGAGGTGCCTATCTGTACATCGACAAGCCGCCGCCCAAGACCTTGGCGAAATCGATGCGCTCGCTGTTCTCCGGAAGGCGCGCGCAGGTCCTGCACGCGCTATTGGTTCGGCATGACGACTGGTTCGGTGTCACGGGCCTGGCGCAGGAGGCGATGGTGTCACCTGCCACCGCATCGCAGGTTCTCTCCGAACTGGAGCGCTTCGACTGGCTGACGGCACGAGGGCAGGGGCCGGCGAAGGAGCGTCATCTGCGGGAGCCGTCGGCCTTGCTCGACGCTTGGGCCAAACAGCTCGCCACCATTCGGCCACCGACGGTGCGCCGGTACTACGTGCCGGGCACGAAGACTGATGCCTTGGAGGCGCGGATCGGACAGGTTTTCGGTGCGCACGATGTTGCGTATGCGATCAGCCACGAGGCCGCGGCGCAGCGCTACACCCCTTTTCTATCCAATGTGTCCCAGGTGCGCGCGCGCGTATTGGGCAGTGCAAATGCCGACGCAGCGATCGGCGAGTTGAACGCGCGGCCGGTCAGCGAAGGCGCCAACTTCAGCGTCATCGAAGCCAAGTCACTCGGCGAGTTGCTGTTTCGCGAGCAGCTCGGAGACCTGTGGCTGGCCAGCCCCATCCAGATCTACCTTGACCTATTGCGCGGCGAGGGCCGCGCCAAGGAGATGGCCGAGCACTTTCGCAAGGAAAGGATCGGCTTCTGATGGCAAAACCGGCAACGCTCGACGGCTATAGCGACCAGTACACGGTGGACTGCGAGCGCGTCCTGGTGACGTTGCTGCGTGGACTTGGGCCCTGGAAAGATTCGGTCTACTTGGTCGGTGGGCTGACGCCGCGATACCTCGTCGCGGCGCGGCCCCCGGTGGTGCCCGCGCATGCCGGCACCCTGGACGTAGACATCGTGATCGACCTGCAGATCCTCGCCGACACGGAGGCGTACCACACGCTGGAGGACAACCTGAAGAAGATGGGGTTCGAGCGGGCCGAAAACGACAAGCAGCAAAAGCTGTCCTGGCGTTGGCAGACTCGAACCGAGCACGGCGCATTGATGGTGCTGGAGTTGCTGGCCGACGCGCCGGACATCGCCGGCGGCAAGGTGCAACCGCTGCCGACCGAAGGCACGATTTCGGCGCTGAACATTCCGCATTCATCCATCGTCTTCGACCTGCACCAAGTCACCGAGATTCAGGCGGAACTGTTGGGCGGCAACGGCGTCGCCACTGAGAAGATCAAGCACGCCAACCTCATCAGCTTCACCTGCCTCAAGGCCTTCGCCTTCGATCAGCGCTTCGAGCGCAAAGACGCGCATGACTTGATTTACTGCATCGAGCATGCGCCCGAAGGCATGGATGCAGTGGCGCAAGCGTTCCGCGAACAGCGTGGCGGAAAGCACGGCGCGGTCGTCGAAGACGCGCTCGCGATCCTGCGCAGCCGGTTCGCGAGCGATGAGAAGACCGAGGGCTATCGCAAGGATGGCCCGGTGTCGGTCGCCAAGTTCGAGCTGGGTGAGACGGACGAAGCGGAGCAGCGCGAAGCAAGGGTGCTGCGGCAACGTCAAGCTAACGATGTGATCGAACAGTTCCTTGCTCGGATTGGATAGAGGGCTCACATGGCGATCAAAGCGATCTTCGTCGGCATCAACAAGCACCTCGATACGTCGATTCCGGAGCTGAGCGGCGCGCGGCGTGACGCGACAGCCTTGTGGGCGCTGTTCACCGACACGATCGAGGGTCTGAGTTCACGCCTGCTTGTGGATGAGACCGCGACCCATGCGGAAGTGTCTGCGGCGATGCTCGGCACGCTGGCCGCGGCGAATTCCGACGACGTGGTGGTCATCGCCTTCGCAGGCCATGGTTCGCCTGACGGCAACCTGGTGCTGTTCGATACCGACGCGAGCGACCTGGCCGGAACGGCCTTGTCGATGGCAGGCCTGGC
Proteins encoded in this window:
- a CDS encoding antitoxin, whose translation is MAKPATLDGYSDQYTVDCERVLVTLLRGLGPWKDSVYLVGGLTPRYLVAARPPVVPAHAGTLDVDIVIDLQILADTEAYHTLEDNLKKMGFERAENDKQQKLSWRWQTRTEHGALMVLELLADAPDIAGGKVQPLPTEGTISALNIPHSSIVFDLHQVTEIQAELLGGNGVATEKIKHANLISFTCLKAFAFDQRFERKDAHDLIYCIEHAPEGMDAVAQAFREQRGGKHGAVVEDALAILRSRFASDEKTEGYRKDGPVSVAKFELGETDEAEQREARVLRQRQANDVIEQFLARIG
- a CDS encoding type IV toxin-antitoxin system AbiEi family antitoxin, whose protein sequence is MHEVVMSVSSPTERQLITSFVDALRELPEVEADLDHWEPARPGDRGYDAQVDLHVAGKSYVLLIEAKKAVFPRDVRQVLWQLREASLGRSAEQGKEPFSLLVAESISPGAKEMLRSERVGYYDSGGSLYLPARGAYLYIDKPPPKTLAKSMRSLFSGRRAQVLHALLVRHDDWFGVTGLAQEAMVSPATASQVLSELERFDWLTARGQGPAKERHLREPSALLDAWAKQLATIRPPTVRRYYVPGTKTDALEARIGQVFGAHDVAYAISHEAAAQRYTPFLSNVSQVRARVLGSANADAAIGELNARPVSEGANFSVIEAKSLGELLFREQLGDLWLASPIQIYLDLLRGEGRAKEMAEHFRKERIGF